A stretch of Brassica rapa cultivar Chiifu-401-42 chromosome A08, CAAS_Brap_v3.01, whole genome shotgun sequence DNA encodes these proteins:
- the LOC103833755 gene encoding aspartic proteinase CDR1, with amino-acid sequence MASILFSVLLALSVLSSPFLLNANAHSKLGFSADLIHRDSPKSPFYNPTETSAQRLRNAVHRSVNRVVHFNGKDASVNSPQTEITSDGGEYLMNVSLGTPPFPIMAIADTGSDLLWTQCKPCDDCYTQDDPLFDPKASSTYKDVSCSSSQCTALESQATCSTENNTCSYTLSYGDKSYTKGNVAADTVTLGSTDNRPVQLKNIVIGCGHNNAGTFSKKGSGIIGLGGGSVSLISQLGDSIDGKFSYCLVPLSSENDKTSKINFGTNAVVSGNGSVSTPLITKSQATFYYLTLESVSVGSKNIKYPSVSDSYGSSGKGNIIIDSGTTLTMFSTDFYSELEDAVASSIDAERMNDPQNVLSLCYSATAKLNVPVITMHFDGADVKLDSSNAFIQISEDLVCFAFRGDDQLAIYGNIAQMNFLVGYDTISKTVSFKPADCAKM; translated from the coding sequence ATGGCCTCTATATTATTTTCAGTTCTCTTGGCTCTATCAGTACTCTCTTCACCCTTTCTCCTAAACGCAAATGCTCATTCAAAACTTGGCTTCAGCGCGGATCTGATCCACCGCGACTCTCCTAAATCGCCTTTCTACAATCCGACAGAAACCTCTGCTCAGCGTTTAAGAAACGCGGTTCACCGATCCGTAAACCGTGTTGTCCATTTCAACGGAAAAGATGCATCAGTTAACTCACCTCAAACTGAGATAACCTCAGATGGAGGTGAATATCTCATGAATGTATCACTGGGGACTCCTCCCTTCCCGATCATGGCGATCGCTGACACGGGAAGCGATCTCCTATGGACCCAGTGCAAGCCATGCGATGACTGTTACACTCAGGATGATCCTCTCTTTGACCCTAAAGCATCTTCTACATACAAAGACGTTTCTTGCTCCTCCAGCCAATGTACTGCCCTTGAGAGTCAAGCCACTTGTTCGACAGAAAACAACACTTGCTCTTACACTTTGTCTTACGGGGACAAGTCTTACACAAAGGGTAATGTTGCCGCCGATACCGTAACGCTTGGCTCCACTGATAACCGCCCCGTGCAGCTCAAAAATATCGTCATTGGATGTGGTCACAATAACGCTGGAACATTCAGCAAGAAGGGCTCTGGAATAATTGGACTTGGTGGCGGTTCGGTTTCGCTCATTTCGCAACTCGGAGACTCAATCGATGGCAAATTCTCATACTGCTTGGTCCCTCTATcttcagaaaatgataaaacaAGCAAGATCAACTTTGGAACTAATGCGGTTGTGTCGGGAAATGGATCTGTCTCAActccattgatcacaaaatcgCAAGCGACCTTCTATTACCTAACCCTAGAATCCGTTAGTGTGGGTAGCAAGAATATCAAATACCCATCGGTATCAGATTCTTATGGAAGCAGCGGCAAGGGGAACATCATCATCGACTCTGGCACAACTCTGACCATGTTCTCAACCGACTTTTACTCCGAACTCGAAGATGCGGTTGCGTCCTCAATCGATGCTGAGAGAATGAACGATCCACAAAACGTGTTGAGTCTGTGTTACAGCGCAACCGCTAAGCTGAATGTTCCAGTCATTACTATGCATTTCGATGGAGCAGATGTGAAGTTAGACTCCTCCAATGCCTTCATACAAATCTCTGAGGATTTGGTTTGCTTCGCCTTCCGTGGGGACGACCAGTTGGCCATTTACGGGAATATAGCACAGATGAACTTCCTTGTTGGTTACGATACCATTTCTAAAACGGTCTCATTCAAGCCAGCAGATTGTGCAAAAATGTAG